In Plasmodium coatneyi strain Hackeri chromosome 3, complete sequence, a genomic segment contains:
- a CDS encoding AAA family ATPase yields the protein MKNFGGAIWEELLYNEMREEERKCLQDMMINDIWCDAESSEDDLRNKGEVNPNDFIFTNTHSNIFENYSDHETYNEVIDLLRRTDVVDNVGSKLEGNPNFASGVQAVDIKNFMNFDPLFVKVYHERGTPQGGDSTREATVEEENETNEANEADQTYPVEGVEQRKVSKEKNVRVSADFSDDDIYTPKALKRKREEGEKAKRKNENESGNESGNQSANQSDNQNGFRKLTRGDAVEKRSNASVRKIKQKKKNQISDAKRGISSLPSVRKTTWKGKKSSITTTDKEKKIEDLYSPIKTKRKEAFSNAFDILIKRKNEKNEEAIKAYNDISSKRRRSRNLSGSSQSESNEESHMNDYRIGCRLDRTNDKKDEKRKSHKKNGDDLKDGCEDIPEVYQHLIDQGLEINVLRYALSMKMSSNEHVKESDIIGLYDIKKIIKDKIVNAILRPDLFTGLNRAAKGILLFGPPGTGKTMIAKWVASHCRCSFYNVSTSSLFSKYIGETEKIITCLFKCAEVDNPSILFFDEIDSILGMRKKDEDDTTIRIKNQLLQMIDGINTKKDAVIVIIGATNRPDMIDDAALRRFNKRVYIPLPDLQARKEQIRYIITKHTHSGFQMSESELDSISHKLHNWNGSDIYHLCTKCYEYVYDDAVEQYNGIENIPNTSIFRAIRYDDFIKAMSQVNTSYKCVFDYDEWSQKHGAL from the coding sequence ATGAAAAATTTCGGAGGAGCCATCTGGGAAGAACTCCTCTACAATGAAATGCGGGAGGAGGAGAGGAAGTGCCTGCAGGATATGATGATAAACGACATATGGTGTGATGCAGAATCAAGTGAAGATGATCTGCGTAACAAGGGAGAAGTCAACCCGAATGACTTCATCTTTACAAATACACACAgtaacatttttgaaaattattCAGACCATGAGACGTATAACGAGGTCATAGATTTGCTCAGGAGGACAGATGTAGTAGACAATGTGGGAAGTAAACTTGAGGGGAATCCCAACTTTGCCAGCGGCGTGCAGGCGGTGGACATAAAGAACTTTATGAACTTCGACCCGCTGTTTGTTAAGGTGTACCACGAGAGGGGAACACCCCAGGGGGGAGACAGTACGCGGGAAGCAACGGTAGAGGAGGAGAACGAAACCAACGAAGCCAACGAGGCTGACCAGACGTACCCTGTGGAGGGAGTAGAGCAGAGGAAGGTTAGCAAGGAGAAGAACGTGCGGGTTAGCGCAGACTTTAGTGACGACGATATTTACACGCCGAAGGCgctgaagaggaagagggaggagggggagaaagcgaaacggaaaaatgaaaacgaaaGCGGTAACGAAAGTGGTAATCAAAGCGCAAACCAGAGTGACAACCAGAACGGTTTTCGAAAACTCACCCGAGGGGACGCCGTCGAGAAAAGGTCCAACGCTTCGGTGAGGAAAAtcaagcagaagaaaaaaaaccaaataTCTGACGCCAAACGTGGCATCAGCTCCCTCCCGTCGGTGAGGAAAACCAcgtggaagggaaagaaaagcagCATAACCACCACCgacaaggagaagaaaatagaGGATCTGTACTCCCccataaaaacaaaacgcAAGGAGGCCTTTTCCAATGCATTCGACATACtgattaaaagaaaaaacgaaaagaacGAAGAAGCCATTAAAGCGTATAACGATATCAGTTCAAAAAGAAGACGAAGTAGAAACCTCTCCGGGAGTTCACAAAGTGAAAGTAATGAAGAGTCTCACATGAATGATTACCGAATAGGATGTCGTCTGGACAGGACAAATGACaagaaggatgaaaagaggaagagtcataaaaaaaatggggatgaCTTGAAAGATGGATGTGAAGACATTCCAGAGGTATATCAACACCTGATAGATCAAGGGTTAGAAATCAACGTTTTACGTTACGCCTTGAGCATGAAAATGAGTTCCAACGAACATGTGAAAGAGTCAGACATAATTGGACTGTACGATAttaagaaaattataaaggacaaaattgtGAATGCTATTTTGAGACCTGATTTATTTACTGGGTTGAATAGAGCTGCGAAGGGGATACTACTGTTTGGTCCCCCAGGGACAGGAAAAACGATGATTGCAAAGTGGGTGGCCTCTCACTGTAGATGCTCATTCTATAATGTAAGTACGTCATCCCTCTTTAGCAAGTACATTGGAGAGACGGAAAAAATCATAACTTGTCTGTTCAAATGTGCAGAGGTGGACAACCCAtctattctcttttttgacGAAATAGACTCCATCCTAGGGATGCGTAAAAAAGACGAAGACGATACAACTATAAGGATAAAAAACCAGCTCCTACAAATGATTGATGGTATTAATACGAAGAAGGACGCCGTCATTGTTATTATCGGGGCAACCAATCGACCAGACATGATCGATGACGCTGCACTGAGGAGGTTCAACAAGAGAGTCTATATTCCCCTTCCAGATTTACAagcaaggaaggaacaaatacgCTATATCATAACCAAGCACACACATTCTGGGTTCCAAATGAGTGAAAGTGAGTTGGACTCCATTTCGCATAAGCTACACAATTGGAATGGAAGTGACATCTACCACTTGTGCACAAAGTGTTACGAATACGTGTATGATGATGCTGTGGAGCAGTACAACGGGATCGAGAACATACCAAACACGTCTATCTTTAGGGCCATCCGGTACGACGATTTTATCAAAGCCATGTCACAGGTGAATACCTCCTACAAGTGCGTCTTCGATTATGATGAGTGGAGTCAGAAGCATGGTGCGCTATGA
- a CDS encoding Mitochondrial carrier protein: MEKRNINVQNIIYSSTVSSIFVSLICTPLDVIKNYIQYNSNINFDKKYILKKITKKNKKRLLKFNSFYYQTFKNIYNNYGIRAVYRGLLSTANLYIINNSLFFYVYEELKDKGIPYYLCATISRFISIIITSPLELYRTNVQANVCNNYKVSILDILKDKKNRKIKINFYKGITSTLIRDIPFSAIYWSLNEYLVSYIKKVDSEYEKRKKITKKFVYPFICGCLSSTLTTFLTHPLDIIKTNMQARCIDIIHKSDFDYRKIKNYDSHSKSRGSSFYNICHGNLYNNKYLHDVKVNSYAHTDHRSIHYKYGSGKYGSNTYSYKYYNYFKFTNNYNYNVFSVAKVIFKKNGLRGFYIGICPRLVKIVPTCAILFSTYHYFNY, encoded by the exons atggaaaaaagaaacataaaTGTTCAGAACATAATATACAGTAGCACAGTATCAA GCATTTTCGTCAGTCTCATTTGCACCCCCCTGGacgtaataaaaaattacatccaGTACAACAGTAACATAAATTTCGACAAGAAGTAcatattaaagaaaattaccaagaagaacaaaaagaggCTGCTCAAGTTTAACTCCTTTTACTACCAGACGTTCAAAAACATTTACAACAACTACGGAATTAGGGCCGTCTATAGGG GCCTCCTCTCCACCGCAAACCTGTACATAATAAACAACAGcttgtttttttatgtgtacgaAGAGCTAAAGGACAAGGGGATTCCATATTACCTGTGCGCAACGATCTCACGATTCATCTCCATCATCATAACGTCGCCTTTGGAGTTATACCGAACAAATGTTCAGGCTAACGTTTGCAACAATTACAAAGTAAGCATCCTAGACATtttaaaggataaaaaaaacagaaaaataaaaataaatttttacaaaggAATTACCTCAACACTTATTAGGGATATTCCCTTCTCTGCCATTTATTGGTCCCTTAACGAGTACTTAGTTagctacataaaaaaagtggactcCGAAtatgaaaagagaaaaaaaattacaaaaaaatttgtgtaccCATTTATATGTGGATGTTTAAGTAGCACCCTAACCACTTTTCTAACTCATCCACTGGATATTATAAAAACCAACATGCAAGCGAGATGTATAGACATCATTCACAAGAGCGACTTTGACTACAGGAAgattaaaaattatgactCCCACTCGAAGAGCCGGGGCAGTAGCTTTTACAACATATGTCATGGTAATTTATACAATAATAAGTACCTGCACGATGTTAAGGTAAATAGTTACGCACACACTGATCACCGTAGCATACATTATAAATATGGCTCCGGCAAATACGGTTCGAACACTTATAGCTACAAATACTACAACTATTTCAAGTTTAcaaacaattataattacaacgTTTTTTCTGTAGCGAAAgttatttttaagaaaaatggacTGCGGGGTTTTTACATTGGCATTTGTCCAAGACTGGTAAAAATTGTGCCCACCTGCGCCATCCTCttttccacctaccactacTTTAACTACTGA